A DNA window from Pyrus communis chromosome 3, drPyrComm1.1, whole genome shotgun sequence contains the following coding sequences:
- the LOC137727237 gene encoding la-related protein 6C, which produces MAQVQPPGEKPQEVPEMEVKENPRSPSFTFNAQAPEFVPRSHAQMPISGYFYPCFHFLGDSTASPDWFYIGDQELPPYLISNNPNINPLSNRSKNALPDDLQQKIIKQVEYQFSDMSLLANESLAKHISKDPEGFVPISVVANTKKMKSLTSNNHMLTQALRSSLKLVVSEDGKKVRRKRPFTEKDKEELQSRTVVAENLPEDHSHQNLEKIFSVVGSVKTIRICHPHESNSSRSKGDFIISNKLHALLEYETMEIAERAVDKLSDERNWRKGLRVRMLIRCSPKSVLKSRKSDFNGILEDEEPPYDCAVETSHPINPELVIDSPNVEENSALSKKGLAWGRGKGRGRGQSQSGRGLITPSPLSSSTIHCEASAKLNSKGPRMPDGTRGFTMGRGKPVSAVNSP; this is translated from the exons atggcGCAAGTACAACCACCTGGGGAAAAGCCCCAAGAGGTCCCAGAAATGGAGGTGAAAGAAAACCCAAGAAGTCCATCCTTCACATTTAATGCACAGGCACCTGAATTTGTGCCAAGATCACATGCCCAGATGCCCATTTCTGGTTATTTCTATCCCTGCTTTCACTTTCTTGGTGACAGTACTGCTTCCCCTGATTGGTTTTACATTGGGGACCAAGAATTGCCTCCTTACCTGATCTCCAATAATCCCAATATCAATCCGCTTTCCAATCGGTCCAAGAACGCGCTCCCAGATGATCTTCAACAGAAGATCATTAAGCAG GTGGAGTACCAGTTCAGTGACATGAGTCTGCTGGCAAATGAATCCTTAGCGAAACACATAAGTAAAGATCCCGAAGGATTTG TTCCAATATCTGTTGTTGCCAacaccaagaaaatgaagtCACTTACTAGTAACAACCATATGCTCACGCAAGCACTGCGGTCTTCTTTAAAGCTT GTTGTAAGTGAGGATGGCAAGAAGGTTAGACGTAAGCGTCCTTTTACTGAAAAGGACAAAGAGGAATTGCAG TCTCGCACCGTTGTGGCAGAGAATTTGCCTGAAGATCACTCTCATCAAAACCTAGAGAAGATATTCAGTGTGGTTGGAAG TGTGAAAACTATCCGAATATGCCATCCCCACGAATCCAATTCTTCCCGCTCCAAAGGCGATTTCATTATCAGCAACAAG CTGCATGCACTTTTGGAGTATGAGACAATGGAAATAGCAGAGAGAGCG GTTGATAAGTTGAGCGATGAAAGGAACTGGAGAAAAGGGCTCCGAGTAAGAATGCTGATCAGATGCTCG CCAAAGTCTGTTTTGAAGAGCAGAAAGTCTGATTTCAATGGCATTTTAGAGGATGAAGAACCACCGTATGATTGCGCAGTAGAAACTTCTCACCCAATCAACCCTGAATTGGTCATTGATAGTCCTAAT GTTGAAGAAAACTCCGCATTGTCCAAGAAAGGATTGGCCTGGGGGCGTGGTAAGGGACGAGGACGCGGGCAGAGCCAGAGCGGCCGTGGCCTGATTACCCCGTCTCCGCTGTCAAGCAGCACCATCCACTGTGAAGCATCTGCAAAACTGAATTCCAAAGGACCAAGAATGCCGGATGGGACTCGAGGCTTCACCATGGGAAGAGGCAAGCCAGTAAGCGCCGTGAATTCGCCGTAG